From the Priestia koreensis genome, one window contains:
- a CDS encoding small basic family protein — protein MWLPLLGLVVGIVLGLLSELRIPVEYTNYLSISVLAALDTLFGGIRAHLQNIYDEKVFVSGFFFNIILAASLAFLGVHIGVDLYLVAVFAFGVRLFQNIAVIRRILLTKWSDSRQKIEKK, from the coding sequence ATGTGGTTGCCTTTATTGGGTTTGGTGGTGGGCATTGTACTAGGTCTACTCTCGGAGCTACGAATACCGGTAGAATACACGAATTATTTGTCCATTTCCGTGTTAGCTGCACTTGACACGTTGTTTGGAGGAATTCGAGCGCATTTACAAAATATTTACGACGAAAAAGTATTTGTATCTGGTTTCTTTTTCAACATAATACTGGCAGCAAGTTTAGCTTTTCTCGGCGTACATATTGGTGTAGACTTGTATTTAGTAGCCGTTTTTGCATTCGGCGTTCGTCTGTTTCAGAATATCGCCGTCATTCGGCGCATTTTGTTGACCAAATGGTCGGATTCCAGACAAAAAATTGAAAAAAAGTAA
- a CDS encoding DUF881 domain-containing protein, with protein sequence MNQKQKSHFTIIALVIGFMVAVQFQTTQHPKVRDTRDMWELRADLTKEQKTQADILKEIRALDGQLENYRTNKTLSKKEALNKTLMELKKEAGATPATGVGLKLTIAPLFGEELLGKEIKDVSPQLLKHLVNDLNSYDADEIAIGDQRIVATTVIRDINGRTKVNNYWLGDAPFQVTVLTKDPEKMYNRLKASNIADEFAIEDLSLDVSNPHRQLTVPAYDQEMPLKGLAIDEAE encoded by the coding sequence TTGAATCAGAAGCAGAAGAGTCATTTCACGATTATCGCGCTCGTCATTGGTTTTATGGTAGCCGTGCAATTTCAAACAACGCAACATCCGAAAGTACGTGATACGCGTGACATGTGGGAGCTTCGTGCGGATTTAACGAAAGAGCAGAAAACCCAAGCGGATATTTTAAAGGAAATTCGTGCATTAGATGGACAGCTAGAAAATTATCGAACGAACAAAACGTTATCTAAAAAAGAAGCGCTAAACAAAACGCTGATGGAGCTAAAAAAAGAGGCGGGAGCGACTCCTGCAACGGGCGTGGGCCTTAAGCTCACAATTGCGCCTCTTTTCGGTGAAGAGCTGCTTGGAAAAGAAATAAAAGATGTTTCGCCGCAGCTGTTGAAACATTTAGTGAACGATTTGAATTCATATGATGCGGATGAAATTGCGATCGGTGATCAGCGAATTGTGGCAACCACTGTGATTCGAGATATCAATGGGCGCACGAAGGTGAATAATTATTGGCTTGGTGATGCACCTTTTCAAGTGACGGTGTTGACAAAAGATCCCGAAAAAATGTACAACCGGTTGAAAGCTTCTAATATCGCCGATGAGTTTGCGATTGAAGATTTGAGTTTGGACGTTTCAAATCCACATCGCCAGCTTACAGTTCCTGCGTATGATCAGGAAATGCCTCTTAAGGGGCTTGCGATTGACGAAGCAGAGTAG
- a CDS encoding DUF881 domain-containing protein — protein sequence MKRVKRKGKNVVLSLILLVLGFMISYSYQFTKNETKGGGSDQQWKQEYRYRQMLIDQEERNRKLQRELFAKQEKVRKTEEGLAKKEQDLAKIVDDVKKYRMYTGKVGVKGKGLEVTLSDASYIPSEENANHYIVHEGHVFKVINELLVSGASAIEINGQRISKNSYIMCNGPVITVDGNQFPAPFVISATGDPDVLDTALNLAGGVKDQLVKDNIVVKMTKKSEIVMAPLINAREQQTFSK from the coding sequence ATGAAGAGAGTGAAACGCAAGGGTAAAAATGTCGTTTTATCTCTTATCCTCCTCGTACTTGGGTTTATGATTTCATATTCCTATCAATTTACGAAAAATGAAACGAAAGGCGGTGGTTCGGATCAGCAATGGAAACAAGAGTACCGATACCGCCAAATGTTGATTGATCAAGAAGAACGAAATCGTAAGCTGCAGCGTGAATTATTTGCAAAACAAGAAAAGGTACGTAAAACTGAAGAAGGACTAGCTAAAAAAGAACAGGATTTAGCAAAGATTGTAGACGATGTGAAAAAGTATCGCATGTACACAGGAAAAGTAGGGGTGAAGGGGAAGGGGCTAGAAGTGACGCTCTCTGACGCCTCTTACATTCCGTCTGAGGAAAACGCCAATCATTACATCGTGCATGAAGGACATGTTTTTAAGGTGATTAATGAGCTTCTTGTATCAGGTGCTTCAGCAATTGAGATCAATGGACAGCGTATTTCGAAAAACTCGTATATCATGTGTAATGGGCCTGTTATTACAGTAGACGGAAATCAATTTCCTGCCCCCTTCGTCATTTCAGCAACCGGTGATCCGGATGTGCTAGATACTGCGCTAAATTTAGCGGGTGGAGTAAAAGATCAATTGGTAAAAGATAACATTGTGGTCAAAATGACCAAGAAGAGCGAAATTGTTATGGCGCCGCTCATTAATGCACGTGAACAACAAACATTTTCCAAGTAA
- a CDS encoding cell division protein FtsQ/DivIB, whose protein sequence is MENEKVVHLEDRVPKLKEQRKQKANRRLIFYLSIFFLLILFIVYTQSSLSNVASVEVKGNQYVSDQTILKLSKLTKETSYWKIPKGEVADRIKSNPEIKSVTIHKSLPNKVVLNVTEYKRIAYVLAKGKYLPINENGKVLKAVKGKPNLSNAPLLVDWKKPDVIQEMVQSLNKLPDTITKAIAEIYYTPERSDSLHITLYMNDGHEVSASLRDFSKKMLDYPTILNYMEKDYPNAKGIIHLEVSPYFEPYTKPKEKEGDEESETQG, encoded by the coding sequence ATGGAAAATGAAAAAGTAGTTCATCTCGAAGATCGAGTACCAAAGCTAAAAGAGCAGCGGAAACAAAAAGCGAACCGACGACTAATTTTTTATTTATCGATCTTTTTTCTGCTAATTTTGTTTATCGTGTATACGCAATCGTCGCTAAGCAACGTCGCTTCTGTTGAAGTGAAGGGAAATCAATATGTATCAGATCAAACCATTCTCAAGCTAAGTAAACTTACAAAAGAGACAAGCTACTGGAAAATCCCAAAGGGTGAAGTTGCGGATCGAATTAAGTCCAATCCGGAAATCAAAAGTGTAACGATACATAAAAGTCTTCCGAATAAGGTTGTACTGAACGTGACAGAATACAAACGAATTGCGTACGTGCTTGCAAAGGGGAAATATTTGCCGATCAATGAAAACGGCAAAGTGTTAAAAGCCGTAAAAGGAAAGCCAAATCTTTCGAACGCGCCGCTTCTAGTGGACTGGAAGAAGCCCGATGTGATTCAGGAGATGGTTCAATCCTTAAACAAATTACCCGATACGATTACGAAAGCTATTGCAGAAATTTACTATACGCCTGAACGTTCTGATTCACTTCACATCACGCTGTATATGAACGATGGACACGAGGTGAGTGCGAGTCTTCGCGATTTTTCAAAAAAGATGTTGGACTACCCGACTATTTTGAATTACATGGAGAAAGATTATCCAAATGCAAAAGGCATCATTCATTTAGAAGTGTCACCTTATTTTGAGCCATACACAAAACCGAAAGAAAAGGAGGGAGATGAAGAGAGTGAAACGCAAGGGTAA
- the murB gene encoding UDP-N-acetylmuramate dehydrogenase — translation MKKVVAELMEANVGKVIEQEPLSKHTTMKIGGPAELFVEPSNIEHLKTTMNIIKKHGVKWRAIGRGSNLLVSDKGISGVVVKLGNGLDDVEIEDNMVKVGGGCSVVKLSMMLSKQGLSGLEFASGIPGSIGGAVYMNAGAHGSDMAAIVEKAHILFEDGTMQWLTKDEMEFSYRHSILQTERPGVCVETVLSMTKGEKEAIVAVMQKNKDYRRETQPWDRPCAGSIFRNPLPQYAGNLIEQAGLKGHEIGGAKVSEQHANFIVNTGNAKAEDVLNLIAHIKAVIKEKFDVEMHTEVEIIQ, via the coding sequence ATGAAAAAAGTAGTAGCAGAGTTAATGGAAGCGAATGTAGGAAAGGTGATCGAGCAAGAACCTTTATCCAAACATACCACAATGAAAATTGGGGGGCCTGCTGAGCTATTTGTTGAGCCAAGCAATATTGAACATTTAAAAACGACCATGAATATTATTAAAAAACACGGAGTAAAATGGCGTGCGATTGGTCGCGGTTCGAATTTACTTGTATCAGATAAAGGCATTTCTGGTGTGGTCGTAAAACTTGGAAATGGTCTAGATGATGTTGAGATCGAAGACAATATGGTGAAAGTAGGCGGAGGTTGCTCCGTTGTTAAGCTTTCAATGATGCTAAGCAAGCAAGGACTATCCGGTCTAGAATTTGCAAGTGGCATACCTGGCTCTATCGGAGGAGCTGTTTACATGAATGCTGGTGCGCACGGGTCGGACATGGCAGCAATCGTGGAAAAAGCGCACATTCTTTTTGAAGACGGTACAATGCAGTGGTTGACAAAAGATGAGATGGAATTTTCATATCGCCACTCAATTCTTCAAACCGAACGTCCTGGTGTATGTGTGGAAACCGTTCTTTCCATGACAAAAGGTGAAAAAGAAGCGATTGTAGCAGTGATGCAAAAAAACAAAGATTATCGCCGTGAAACGCAGCCGTGGGATCGTCCATGTGCAGGCAGTATTTTCCGTAACCCACTTCCTCAATATGCAGGAAATTTAATTGAGCAAGCGGGTCTGAAAGGTCATGAAATCGGAGGAGCGAAAGTGAGCGAACAGCACGCAAACTTTATCGTGAATACGGGTAATGCGAAAGCGGAAGATGTGTTAAATCTGATTGCACATATTAAAGCAGTAATTAAAGAAAAGTTCGATGTTGAGATGCATACTGAAGTTGAAATTATTCAGTAA